The Halalkalicoccus sp. CG83 genomic sequence TAGCGGCGTTGAGATCGCCCTTTGGGACCTCACCGGAAAGCTTCTCGACCAGCCGGTGTACCAGCTGCTTGGGGGGAAGATGCGCGAGTCGGTGACGGTGTACGCCGACTGTCACGCCGGCGAGGCGATGGTCTCCTCGGCGCAAGAAGGCCAGGAACAGGAGACCTACGAACCGACGGCGTACGCCCAGGCTGCACGAGCCGCGGTCGACGATGGCTTCGAGATTGTGAAGTTCGATCTCGACGTTCCATCGGGTCGCTCACTCAACCGCAAGTCACGCCACTTCGACAATCCCGAAATTGAACATAAACAACGGATCGTTGAGGCCGTCACCGACGAGATCGGTGCTGATGCCGAGGTGGCCGTTGATCTCCACTGGAACTTCAGTCCCGAGACGGCCGAACGACTCTGTCGAGCGATCGAGGGATACGGGCTCGCCTGGATCGAGGATCCGCTTCCGCCGGAGAACGCGGACGCGACCACGGATCTCGCAAACCGGGTCGACGTACCGATCCTGACGGGCGAGAACCGATATGGTCGCCACGGCTTTCGTGACCTCATTGAGGGACAAGGTGTGGCCTTTCTCGCACCTGACGTGCCGAAGGTCGGCGGCATCGCGGAGACGAAGAAGATCGCCGACGCTGCCGAGACGTACTACCAGACGCTCGTCCCGCACAACATCGGCAGCCCCGTCGCGACCGTCGCAACGGCACACGTGGGTGCGACCGTCCCAAACTTCTATGCCCTCGAGTTCCACGGACGCGAGGTGGAGTGGTGGGAAGACCTCCTCGTCCGCGACGAGCCGCTCATCCAAGAGGGGGAGATTGAGGTCCCCGATGGACCAGGCCTCGGAATCGAACTCGACTGGGACGCCGTCGAGGAACACGAGAAGTCATAGCTGCTCGAACGTCACCGGCGTTTTCTGCGGAGCGATTACCGTCCATTTCGACGGACGAACACTCGCTTGGACGTCGGAATACACGACCGATGGACCAGAACGTGTGGTCATCACTCTCTGGTCGGGATAGCAGAGCGTTCGGCAGTCTACAAGCTCAGTCGCCGCTGACCTGTCGCCAGACGTCGTAGTTCTCCTTAGCGTGGACGAGCGGTTTTTCCGTCTGATTTTCGATCTCAATGGTGTAGTGGCCGTCGTATCCGGCGTCCGACAGCGCTCCGTAGATCTCCTCGAAATCGAGGATGCCCTGGCCGAGATCGATGAACGATCGGAAGTAATTGATGACGTTGTCGAGGTGAAAGTCGGCGTTCGACAGCGCGTCACGATTCGCGGTGAAGTCCTTAACCGGATCGATGTCCTTGAGGTGAACGTAGGCGATGTCGTCGGCGAACCGCTCGATGCCGTCGGTCACGTCCCCTGAGGGGTAGTTGTCGCCGTACGGGTAGTAGTGAGCGGTGTCGAACACGAGTTCCAGTCCATCGACGGCGTCGAGGTAGCGTCGTATCTCGTCGGGTTGCTCGACCGCAGTCGCGCCGTGGTGGTGAACAAGTGGCCTCACCCCCGCGTCGAGGGCCGCGTCGCTTATCCGCGACAGCCAGCCTTCGACGGTCGACTCGTCGTGTCGACCGCGCTGTGGGGGTAGTATCCCAACGAACTCGGCCCCGAGGTCGGCGACCATCGGCATGACGTCGACCATCCGTTGGACCGCCGCCTCAGTCTCAATCCACTCCCCCATGGCGAGGTAGAGTTCGAGTCCATAGTCGTCGATCCACCGGTCGACGTTCCCGGATCCCGCAGCTTGGATCTTCTCGATACCGATCTCGACCCCGTCGTACCGGCAGGCAGCGATGTCTCCGAGCGCATGCTCGATCTCCTCGGCACCGTACATTATAGTGGTGTATCCAGTACCCATGTAGAGTACGTCGTAGCACCTCGAAAAATAGCTTCTGGATTCGATAGAGGAGATCGTAGGCGGGGCGGTCCGATCAGGCTCGTACGTCTCGAACCGGCAAAACGACCATTCTGACCGACGACGAGAGCGTCAGCGATACCCGTCTACCGCGAGTCGTCGACGGGGTTCTCGGGTGGTTCACCGTTGGGGACACGACGTGGTCTACGATCGTCGTGTCCTACGCTCTACTCCTCTCATCACGTCCCTCACGGACGAACGCTAT encodes the following:
- a CDS encoding mandelate racemase/muconate lactonizing enzyme family protein is translated as MYEDFASDLAVTMWADFDETPARDGSLATITDLSTVVVDGNFPWTIVSVETEDGTVGIGECYPSPGVHEVITDYLQPVLVGENPMDVERLYYLMRESLSGRGSQQGIGTIAISGVEIALWDLTGKLLDQPVYQLLGGKMRESVTVYADCHAGEAMVSSAQEGQEQETYEPTAYAQAARAAVDDGFEIVKFDLDVPSGRSLNRKSRHFDNPEIEHKQRIVEAVTDEIGADAEVAVDLHWNFSPETAERLCRAIEGYGLAWIEDPLPPENADATTDLANRVDVPILTGENRYGRHGFRDLIEGQGVAFLAPDVPKVGGIAETKKIADAAETYYQTLVPHNIGSPVATVATAHVGATVPNFYALEFHGREVEWWEDLLVRDEPLIQEGEIEVPDGPGLGIELDWDAVEEHEKS
- a CDS encoding sugar phosphate isomerase/epimerase family protein gives rise to the protein MYGAEEIEHALGDIAACRYDGVEIGIEKIQAAGSGNVDRWIDDYGLELYLAMGEWIETEAAVQRMVDVMPMVADLGAEFVGILPPQRGRHDESTVEGWLSRISDAALDAGVRPLVHHHGATAVEQPDEIRRYLDAVDGLELVFDTAHYYPYGDNYPSGDVTDGIERFADDIAYVHLKDIDPVKDFTANRDALSNADFHLDNVINYFRSFIDLGQGILDFEEIYGALSDAGYDGHYTIEIENQTEKPLVHAKENYDVWRQVSGD